CTCTGAGACGCCCACCATGGCCCTGGGCAGGGGCGCTGGTGGCAGCATTACACTGCTCACCTCCTCACCTGCCGAGTGACCCAGGTGAGCCAAGAAACTAGGGGGCGCTCCGCGTCCCACTCCCAAAACCGTCAAGCGACTCCTGACCACAGAGCTGAGCGTCAAATCAACACATGGTCTCTTCGCGTCCCTCTGAGAGAATGAGATTTTGTCAGCAGTGAGCACTCGCTCTGCCTCGTTCTGACGTGGAGAACTTAGCGAGCTTGTGCGGGGGCATCAGGTCAGTGAAAGCGGAAGACAGACACAAGATGAGGCCAGAGGACTCATACCCAGAGAAGCATTAAGTCTTTTGAATTTCTCTTTATAACAACTTCATTTTGAAATGGAAGGCAGGAGGCTTTTAAAACAGTGTTATTGAGTTATACTGATACATAATAAGCTGCCTGTGTGTATATAAAGCGCACAATTTGATGTCTGACCTACATATCACCTGTGaaaacatcaccacaatcaggacatatatccatcacccccaaGTTTCCTCATAGCCATTTATAATACCCCCCCAACCCTACCCACTCCCCATCCATCCCTgtctcctggcaaccactgatcttctttCTGCCACTACAGCTGGCATTTTCTACTATGTTATATAATAGAATCATATGGTACATACGTGGTTTTCTCTGGCTTCGTTCATTGGCACAGTTCTGACATCCATTGTGCACTTGTGCCCACTTCAAAAACTCATCccccttttcattgctgagtactattccagGATACGACAGACCATGATTTgtccatccattgatggacatttgttatTTTACAGTTTGGGACAATCACAAATacagctgctgtgaacattcacgtacaaatCTTTGTACTTGGGAAAATGCCTAGGAATGGAATAGGCTGGATCGTTGGTAGGCAGTTGTTTTGAGCATGGCCATTTTCATGGAGCTCCCATGCAGGTTTCAGAGGGTCCACACTGTGTGTATTTAACCTACAAGATAAGGTACACACTGGTCACATGGGAACAAATGACCCACACACTCACAAGGAGGCCACATCACGCTGCAGCCGCTTCATTCCAATCCTCCCAGTGTATGGAGAGGGTTCCCAGCACAGAAAGTCTCCCAGCATGACCTCTGATTTTGTAAAATGCTCTGCGCACAAGCTCCTGACACTCCAGAGATGGCCCACAAGCGGGCTGTGTAATCTGCCTGCAGGAGATCTTTATATAATGGCAGCATCTTGTGGGTCTAGAGTAGAATAGTTACGATCAATACCGAGAGCTATGCGTGAACGGCAGCAGGGGTTCTGCAAGGCTGGTcccaccagcatcacctggggatgCACATCTCCCCAGTCCAGACCTACAGAGTTGAAACTCTGAGgggggcccagcaatctgggcTTCCAGGCAATCTGATGCGTGTTCTGGTTTAAACACAAAGAGCCTAGAACATCGTTCAAGCCCTTTGACTCTCCGGGAATTAAATCCATCAGAAGTCACACTACGCCAAGAGTGCATCCTCTCGACGGCCTCACTCCATCCACACAGCTCTGGAGCCCACCCTCCTAGAACGCTGCCACCCGTGTTGAGGTCTCCTCGAAGAACCAAGCTACCGACTGGAATGCAGACCTGCACACTGATGGTTATCACTTCCTTCCAAAGCACCAGActcgaaacaaaacaaaagtcccAGGAACTCAATCACTGGAGCATTTAAATCCAACCTTCAAAACCAACCATTTCTCTACCTGGGGCTTTCACCCTAGCATATTATGACATAAAtgaatctagaaaagaaaaagacaaagatttagGTGATACACTCCAACACTCTTTACTGCTCTAGGACCCCTAGCTCCAAATTTACACACATACAGCCGGAAATAATTAAACTTGAATAGGAAGAATCTGAGTAAAATATTGAATACTTTTTGTTTAATCTCACGTAAGCGTGATTTCCGCTCAACATTATAATCGGAGGGAAGTGCTGGTCATTTCCTAGGTATTTTTGCAGGCTCAGTACTTTAGCCCAGTCTCTGAAAACCCTCTCCAGCTTCTGGCCAGCAGAACTTTGCCGCTCACCTTTGAACTTGCCCAGCGAGGAAAGCCTTCTGAGGGTTCATTTTGCCCAAAACCAGCTCCATAAAGACAGGCTCCGGGATTGTGAAGACAGTGTCCGCTGGGAGCCTGGCGGGTCCTGGATACGTGGTTCCCAGAGCCATTCTTCAGATCAATGGTCCACTGCAGAATGGTCTTCCCATCCTTGGTGATGTCCAGCTGAAAAGATGGCATTGACTTTCTTTACCAGCTTGGGCCCCCACTTCTTTGATGTGATGACTGATGTCCTCAAACAGCGGGGAAGCTCTGGAATTCTGACAGCGCTGGAGGGTGTGGCACGGTGACTTCCCGAGCTGGACCAGTTCCTTGAACTGGCCTGCCTGAGGCCCATCCCCTGCTTTGATCTTGAGTTGATGGTCGATTCTCTTCCACATCTTACTGTGCTGGTCCTCTTGGACCTTGCCAACTGGTTTGTGAAGCAGCTGTAGCCAGGTTAGTATCCACAAGTTCATATTGTGGACATCAAAGGGCAAGGCCAAGTGGGAATGAGACTGGTTGTGTGCCGCAGTCTTATTGGCCAAACAGATGCTAAAATGTGACATGGGGTGAGGGCTCACACAGGTCATTGTGAGGCAGatccacaccaccaccccccaaaccACAAGGTCCCACAAGCCCAGCCCAGAGAGGTCTGGACCCCATGTTGGGAATAAGGGAAACTGGCCCCAGAAGCTTCTTTGGTGACATGAGCTCTGTCTTttcaactctttattttttttctttaataaatttatttatttgcttgtttgtttgtttatttacttatttatttttggctgcattgggtcttcgttgctgcccgcaggcctctactctttgttgcggtgtgtgggcttctcattgcggagcacgggctctaagcgcacaggcttcagtagttgtggcacgtgggctcagtagctgtggctcgcaggctcagtagttgtggtgcacgggcttagttgctccgcagcatgtggaatcttcccggaccagggctcgaacccgtgtcccctgcattggcaggcagattcttaaccactgcgccaccagggaagtgctgtTAGGGTTTTTAAAACTCGAACTGGTTCTCTCCGCTGCCCTCTCTCCCTCGCAAGCCTCACCCTGCCTGGCAGAAGGGGTGCTCCCTCTGTCAgtatacataaacaaataaagacTCCACTTTAATGCTTAGCTTTGTGACCTGTAACAAAGAGAATATTTAACATTGCAGGTGTCAAAACAGACTAGCTTGAGTTTTATAAGATAACCTAGACAATAATAACTCATTTTTCCCAGAGGGTACGGAGTGAGAGGCTGTCAGAATCAAATAGTCAGTAGAAACTAGAAGTTTAGACCAAAAAGATTCTGTAAATAAGAAAGTTGAACACAAGCATTGAGACCAGCACTGCCCAACACAATTTTCtgagataatgaaaatgttcaggGTCTGGGTTGTTCAAAGCGGTAGCTGTTGAGACCCACATATGGCTAGTATGACTGAGGAGCTGAGTTAAGTTTACTTAGctctaattaatttaaatttaggtAGTCACATGTGATTACCCATCAGCATCCTGGGAAGCAACCCCAGCATCATCCTAACCATTGTAAAGAAGTTACATGGTCATCTAGGGGATGCTGCCCCATCTTTAACCACTGAATTACACCAAACTCATACGAAAATCCCTTCCCAAAACCCCCAATAACTCACTTGAGACTGTTACACATATGGAACAGAGACCAGCTCCCATTGGTGGGATCTGGTTCAGGTGGGCACCCCATTTTTGGACAAGGCTAAAGGCCTAAAGACGCACATATGTACTTAAAATGGTCCAGTAACTTTTATCTTTAAATAGGACCTAAGCATGCCTAAGTGGGTGATTTTTGGGTAACTTCTGAGTGAAAGTGTATAAGGTATGACTGCCTGTAAAGCCAACATATGTAACTCCTCCCGACAGCCCATTCAGCTGTCCCTGATGGATAAGAGTTGTCTTAGTTATCAATTGCTGTGATAACGCTGCAGAACCACCCCCAAactcaatggcttaaaacaataagctTTTATTGAGCTCATGAGTTAATGCACCAGCAATTTAGGATGGGTTCAGAGCTGTAGAGAAAGCCTCAACTTTCTTTGAGACTACCTAAATAATCGTGAACAGAATGTTGGTGGAAATATGGGTGGTAAAGGCCATTCTAATGAGGTCTCAGACAGAAATGAGGAACACATTATTGGAAACCAGAGGAAGGACCATCCTTGTTATAAAATGGCAAAGAACTTGACTGAACTGTTGCCATGTTCTAGTGTTCTATGGAAGGTAGAACTTGCCAGTAATGaaattggat
The sequence above is drawn from the Balaenoptera musculus isolate JJ_BM4_2016_0621 chromosome 15, mBalMus1.pri.v3, whole genome shotgun sequence genome and encodes:
- the SCP2D1 gene encoding LOW QUALITY PROTEIN: SCP2 sterol-binding domain-containing protein 1 (The sequence of the model RefSeq protein was modified relative to this genomic sequence to represent the inferred CDS: inserted 1 base in 1 codon; deleted 5 bases in 5 codons) — protein: MWKRIDHQLKIKAGDGPQAGQFKEXGPAREVTVPHPPALSEFQSFPLFEDISHHIKEVGAQLVKKVNAIFQLDITKDGKTILQWTIDLKNGSGNTYPGPARLPADTVFTIPEPVFMELVLGKMNPQKAFLAGKFKGERQSSAGQKLERVFRDWAKAVLAAPLLSRLHCCFLQRGLLCRGAVGTCLRDPSSRGMGLTLTLTE